One Erythrobacter aureus DNA segment encodes these proteins:
- a CDS encoding tetratricopeptide repeat protein, producing MRRSFKYTALVVIAPMLLASGCSGLQDNAFEKAQEAYAAGQYGTAQEFVISELKAEPDNEAARMLYARILLELGNGTRAESELKKLSKSAKYGAEAKALLPKAAFLEGRLDKALELTETISGPFAHHMAWARAFALISLDRNDEARTVLREALEAQPDDPELRLLQGHMLLADGKVEEARKLADDLSKKRPKVAQVMLFKGQVALAQGDRDGAFDAFKKAVESQPENPIMLAALGDSYRAAEDLDKAKEYYGRALSVAPGSTIIQLSLAEVEFFSGNEKIAKEIIQNNQAAIEAMPGGLRLSGFVAAEEGNHNTAVAKLTPYLERQPGDALAWAALADSHQALKNAGAEKEARAKLARLESGSGQLETAVQDAKSDMRRELDRANQAIGKERWQEADRIYSSLATGEGSTNPVVFNNAAMVKLQLGDKAGALKMARRAYQLMPDDPYVRDTLGWTLFMNNKDIETASQHLTAAYRALPDNLEISWHLAQVLAAADKRKEAIALMERLRPGLPASQHAELNRMIAQLKS from the coding sequence ATGCGCCGCAGTTTCAAATACACCGCACTTGTGGTCATCGCGCCTATGCTTCTCGCAAGCGGCTGTAGCGGTTTGCAGGACAACGCCTTCGAAAAGGCACAGGAAGCTTATGCGGCGGGCCAGTACGGTACCGCACAAGAATTCGTCATTTCCGAGCTAAAGGCCGAACCCGACAACGAAGCGGCACGAATGCTCTATGCGCGGATCCTTTTGGAACTCGGCAACGGCACGCGGGCGGAAAGCGAGCTGAAAAAGCTTTCCAAGAGCGCAAAATATGGTGCGGAAGCGAAGGCGTTATTGCCCAAGGCCGCCTTCTTGGAGGGGCGGCTGGACAAGGCGCTCGAGCTGACCGAAACAATTTCGGGACCTTTTGCGCACCATATGGCCTGGGCGCGGGCTTTCGCGTTGATTTCTCTCGATCGTAACGACGAGGCGCGGACCGTTTTGCGCGAGGCTTTGGAGGCACAACCGGACGATCCGGAATTGCGCCTGCTGCAAGGCCACATGCTGCTGGCCGACGGCAAAGTCGAAGAAGCGCGTAAATTGGCCGATGATTTGTCGAAAAAGCGACCGAAAGTCGCGCAAGTCATGTTGTTCAAAGGTCAGGTCGCCTTGGCACAGGGCGATAGGGACGGAGCCTTCGACGCCTTCAAGAAAGCGGTGGAAAGCCAACCCGAAAACCCCATCATGCTAGCCGCGCTGGGAGACAGTTATCGCGCGGCCGAGGATCTGGACAAGGCAAAGGAATATTATGGGCGCGCCCTGTCCGTCGCTCCTGGCAGCACGATCATTCAGCTATCATTGGCCGAAGTGGAATTCTTCTCCGGCAACGAGAAGATCGCCAAGGAAATCATCCAAAACAATCAGGCGGCTATCGAGGCCATGCCGGGTGGCCTACGTCTGTCCGGTTTCGTGGCGGCAGAGGAAGGCAACCACAATACGGCGGTTGCCAAGCTTACGCCATATCTCGAACGTCAACCTGGCGATGCCCTGGCCTGGGCGGCCCTCGCCGATTCTCACCAGGCTTTGAAAAATGCCGGAGCAGAGAAAGAGGCACGGGCGAAGCTTGCGCGACTGGAAAGCGGCAGTGGTCAGCTCGAGACGGCAGTGCAGGACGCGAAAAGCGATATGCGCCGCGAACTCGACCGTGCCAATCAAGCGATCGGCAAGGAGCGTTGGCAGGAGGCGGACAGGATCTATTCCAGTCTCGCGACCGGGGAGGGCAGCACCAATCCCGTGGTGTTCAACAATGCGGCGATGGTGAAATTGCAACTGGGCGACAAAGCCGGAGCGCTCAAAATGGCGAGGCGGGCCTATCAATTGATGCCCGATGATCCCTATGTCCGGGATACGTTGGGCTGGACCTTGTTCATGAACAACAAGGATATCGAAACCGCTTCACAGCACCTCACGGCGGCGTATCGCGCCCTGCCCGACAATCTGGAGATTAGCTGGCATCTCGCGCAGGTATTGGCGGCCGCCGACAAGCGGAAGGAAGCGATCGCCCTG
- the gyrB gene encoding DNA topoisomerase (ATP-hydrolyzing) subunit B: MNDTPENAGAEAPKKNGYGADSIKVLKGLDAVRKRPGMYIGDTDDGSGLHHMVFEVSDNAIDEALAGHCDLVLIELNPDGSVSVEDNGRGIPVDMHKEEGVSAAEVIMTQLHAGGKFENTSDDNAYKVSGGLHGVGVSVVNALSEWLELTIWRDGKEHWMRFEHGDAVESLRVVGDAPKVEQNPDENGFKKGTRVTFKASEETFKNVIEYDFEKLEHRYRELAFLNSGVRILLRDKRHEEPLEHDLFYEGGIAAFVKYLDRNKQALVAEPISVSAEKDGIGIDVALEWNDSYYENVLCFTNNIPQRDGGTHLAAFRTALTRTLNNYASASGLMKKEKVSLSGEDMREGLTAIVSVKLPDPKFGSQTKDKLVSSEVRQPLESLMGEKMTEWLEENPNDAKQIIQKVIDAAAAREAARRAREMSRKGAMSIASLPGKLADCQDRNPENCELFLVEGDSAGGSAKQGRDRKTQAILPLKGKILNVERARFDRIIGSKEVGTLIQAMGTGLRDEFNLEKLRYHKIVIMTDADVDGAHIRTLLLTFFHRQMPEIVKAGHLFIAQPPLYKVARGKSEVYLKDQAAYDRYLIAQGLEGRVLEAQGGAARGGGELEALVDHGLRMRNLLGFVPRKYKTDLIEAMAIAGALAPASDRVAALDRAAKHLQMGDPEARWSAEIGEDGKVRLNRVWRGVTDVHEIDPAFLDSAEARKLDRIAQDFADVYSSPLRLVRGGTTAEPEEADASDAEEDVVTLADDAITLPTQLLDAVMAAGRRGQKIQRYKGLGEMNAEQLWETTLDPDNRALLQVKVEDADVTDEIFTRLMGDVVEPRREFIQDNALNVANLDI; encoded by the coding sequence ATGAACGATACCCCTGAGAATGCGGGCGCCGAAGCGCCGAAAAAGAACGGTTACGGCGCGGATTCGATCAAGGTCCTCAAAGGCCTCGACGCAGTGCGCAAACGCCCCGGCATGTATATCGGCGATACCGACGACGGATCGGGCCTGCACCACATGGTGTTCGAGGTGTCGGACAACGCCATCGACGAAGCGCTGGCGGGGCACTGCGACCTCGTTTTGATCGAGCTCAACCCCGATGGCTCGGTGAGCGTGGAAGACAATGGCCGCGGCATTCCGGTCGATATGCACAAGGAAGAAGGCGTTTCGGCGGCCGAGGTCATCATGACCCAGCTGCATGCGGGCGGTAAGTTCGAGAATACGAGCGACGACAATGCCTACAAGGTTTCAGGCGGCCTGCACGGCGTGGGCGTTTCGGTCGTCAACGCGCTGTCCGAATGGCTCGAACTGACCATCTGGCGCGACGGCAAGGAACACTGGATGCGCTTCGAACACGGCGATGCGGTGGAATCCCTGCGCGTGGTGGGCGATGCGCCGAAGGTCGAGCAGAACCCGGACGAAAACGGGTTCAAGAAGGGCACGCGCGTCACCTTCAAGGCGTCGGAAGAGACCTTCAAGAACGTCATCGAATACGATTTCGAAAAGCTCGAGCATCGCTATCGCGAACTCGCCTTCCTCAATTCGGGCGTGCGCATCCTGTTGCGCGACAAGCGTCACGAGGAACCGCTGGAGCACGACTTGTTCTACGAGGGCGGGATTGCGGCCTTCGTGAAATATCTCGACCGCAACAAGCAGGCGCTGGTCGCCGAACCAATTTCGGTGAGCGCGGAAAAGGACGGCATCGGCATCGACGTCGCCTTGGAATGGAACGACAGCTATTACGAAAACGTCTTGTGCTTCACCAACAACATCCCGCAGCGTGACGGCGGCACCCACCTTGCTGCGTTCCGCACTGCGTTGACTCGCACGCTCAACAATTACGCCAGCGCCAGCGGCCTGATGAAGAAGGAAAAGGTCAGCCTGTCGGGCGAGGACATGCGCGAAGGCCTGACCGCGATCGTCTCGGTCAAGCTGCCCGACCCCAAGTTCGGCTCGCAGACCAAGGACAAGCTGGTTTCCTCCGAAGTCCGCCAGCCGCTGGAATCGCTCATGGGCGAAAAGATGACCGAGTGGCTCGAGGAAAATCCGAACGATGCCAAGCAGATCATCCAGAAAGTCATCGACGCCGCCGCTGCGCGCGAAGCGGCGCGCCGTGCGCGCGAAATGAGCCGCAAGGGCGCGATGAGCATCGCTTCGCTGCCCGGCAAGCTCGCCGACTGCCAGGATCGCAACCCCGAAAACTGCGAACTCTTCCTGGTCGAGGGCGATTCGGCAGGCGGCAGCGCCAAGCAGGGCCGCGACCGCAAGACGCAGGCGATCCTTCCGCTGAAGGGCAAGATCCTCAATGTCGAGCGCGCGCGCTTCGATCGGATCATCGGTTCGAAGGAAGTCGGCACGCTGATCCAGGCGATGGGCACGGGCCTGCGCGACGAATTCAACCTCGAGAAACTGCGCTATCACAAGATCGTGATCATGACCGACGCCGATGTCGACGGCGCGCATATTCGCACCTTGCTGCTCACCTTCTTCCACCGCCAGATGCCCGAAATCGTCAAAGCCGGGCACCTCTTCATCGCGCAGCCGCCGCTCTACAAGGTGGCGCGTGGAAAGAGCGAAGTCTATCTCAAGGACCAGGCGGCCTATGATCGCTATTTGATCGCGCAAGGGCTCGAGGGGCGCGTGCTCGAAGCGCAGGGCGGCGCGGCGCGCGGCGGGGGCGAGCTCGAAGCGCTGGTCGATCACGGCTTGCGCATGCGCAACCTGCTCGGCTTCGTGCCGCGCAAATACAAGACCGACCTGATCGAGGCGATGGCGATCGCGGGTGCCCTTGCTCCCGCGAGTGACCGCGTGGCAGCGCTCGACCGCGCGGCGAAGCACCTTCAGATGGGCGATCCCGAAGCGCGCTGGAGCGCGGAGATCGGCGAGGACGGCAAGGTCCGGCTCAATCGGGTGTGGCGCGGCGTAACCGACGTTCACGAAATCGATCCGGCATTCCTCGACAGTGCCGAAGCGCGCAAGCTCGACCGGATCGCGCAGGACTTCGCCGACGTCTATTCCTCGCCCCTGCGATTGGTCCGTGGTGGCACCACGGCAGAGCCTGAAGAGGCCGATGCGAGCGACGCGGAAGAGGATGTCGTCACCCTCGCGGACGATGCGATCACACTGCCGACGCAGCTGCTCGACGCCGTCATGGCCGCGGGGCGCAGGGGCCAGAAGATCCAGCGCTATAAGGGGCTGGGCGAAATGAACGCCGAGCAGTTGTGGGAGACCACGCTCGACCCCGACAATCGCGCCCTGTTGCAGGTCAAGGTCGAAGATGCGGATGTGACCGACGAGATCTTTACCCGTCTGATGGGCGATGTGGTCGAACCGCGTCGCGAGTTCATTCAGGACAACGCGCTCAACGTCGCCAATCTGGACATTTGA
- a CDS encoding L-serine ammonia-lyase has protein sequence MLSVLDIFRIGIGPSSSHTVGPMRIARTFVRGLAKSGRLERTARVAVELQGSLALTGVGHGTVDASILGLMGFAPDTTCPDEAADALDRVRNDKSLALGGKRNIAFDPATDIELAGHIIPDLHPNGMTLTAYDDDGAQLSQRTYYSTGGGFVASEAQLKRKPKDDRINTGTPVPHDFGSAEELLAACASTGLPIAHLVLANEDAFRPREKTLAGIDRVAAAMDQCIDRGLSQRGILPGGLKVARRAPDLWDKLSANPQSNEREQLFDWLNCYAMAVNEENAAGGRVVTAPTNGAAGIIPAVIRFYCEEEGARCSEKRRTFLLTAGAIGLLYKQRASISGAEMGCQGEVGVACSMAAGGLAALWGGSPQQVASAAEIGMEHNLGLTCDPVGGLVQVPCIERNAIGAVKAVNAARLALHRTGAESCVSLDQVIETMRQTGLDMSTKYKETSQGGLAVNVIEC, from the coding sequence ATGCTTTCGGTACTCGACATATTCCGGATCGGGATCGGTCCTTCGTCCTCTCACACAGTCGGACCGATGCGGATTGCGCGGACATTCGTACGGGGGCTGGCGAAGTCGGGACGGCTGGAGCGTACCGCGCGTGTCGCGGTCGAACTGCAGGGCTCGCTCGCGCTGACCGGCGTGGGGCACGGCACGGTCGATGCCTCGATCCTCGGCCTCATGGGCTTCGCGCCCGATACGACCTGCCCGGACGAGGCGGCGGACGCGCTTGATCGGGTGCGGAACGACAAATCGCTCGCGCTTGGCGGGAAGAGGAATATCGCTTTCGATCCGGCAACCGATATCGAGCTTGCCGGGCATATCATTCCGGATTTGCACCCCAACGGCATGACGTTGACGGCCTACGATGACGACGGCGCGCAACTTTCGCAGCGAACCTATTACTCGACCGGTGGGGGCTTCGTTGCTTCCGAAGCGCAATTGAAGCGCAAGCCGAAGGACGACCGGATCAATACCGGCACGCCGGTGCCACACGATTTCGGCTCGGCCGAGGAATTGCTGGCTGCCTGCGCTAGCACGGGCCTGCCTATCGCACATCTGGTACTTGCCAACGAAGACGCATTCCGCCCGCGCGAAAAGACACTCGCGGGCATCGACCGTGTCGCGGCGGCGATGGACCAGTGTATCGATCGCGGGCTGTCGCAGCGCGGCATTTTGCCAGGTGGGCTTAAGGTTGCCCGTCGCGCGCCGGATCTGTGGGACAAGCTGTCCGCCAATCCTCAGTCGAACGAGCGCGAGCAATTGTTCGACTGGCTCAACTGCTACGCCATGGCGGTCAACGAGGAAAACGCTGCCGGGGGGCGCGTGGTGACCGCGCCGACCAATGGTGCGGCCGGGATCATCCCGGCGGTGATTCGCTTCTATTGCGAGGAGGAAGGCGCGCGTTGTAGCGAAAAACGCCGCACTTTCCTGCTTACAGCCGGAGCGATCGGCCTGCTTTACAAGCAGCGCGCCAGCATTTCGGGTGCGGAGATGGGCTGCCAGGGCGAGGTCGGCGTTGCCTGTTCGATGGCGGCCGGCGGGCTCGCCGCACTGTGGGGCGGCTCACCGCAACAGGTCGCCAGCGCAGCGGAGATCGGCATGGAGCACAATCTCGGCCTCACCTGCGATCCCGTAGGTGGTCTGGTCCAGGTGCCGTGTATCGAGCGCAACGCCATCGGCGCGGTGAAGGCAGTCAATGCCGCGCGGCTGGCGCTTCATAGAACGGGCGCCGAAAGCTGCGTGAGTCTGGACCAGGTGATCGAAACGATGCGCCAGACCGGGCTCGACATGTCGACCAAGTATAAGGAGACCAGCCAAGGCGGACTGGCCGTCAATGTCATCGAATGCTGA
- a CDS encoding DUF1295 domain-containing protein, whose product MIVEALLANAVILLGLALILWVISLQIDDVSFVDAYWGGGMALMALVSWLRLYDPGPLATLLMAMTVIWGARLCLYLFLRWRREGEDKRYKRILRTDRENGRFALAALTKVFLGQSVLLFLVSSPAQYGILEASALTPISGLALIGLTLWAVGIVFEWVGDWQLARFKANAANDGKVMDKGLWRYTRHPNYFGDACVWWGIWLAAASAGWWVAAATVIGPLFLTFTLTRWSGAPLLEGGMKKSRPGYAEYRARTSAFFPLPPKKSLS is encoded by the coding sequence ATGATCGTCGAAGCGCTATTGGCCAATGCCGTGATTTTGCTCGGACTGGCGCTGATCCTGTGGGTGATTTCCCTGCAGATCGACGATGTGAGCTTTGTCGATGCCTATTGGGGCGGGGGGATGGCGCTGATGGCGCTGGTAAGCTGGCTCAGGCTCTACGATCCCGGGCCGCTGGCGACCTTGCTGATGGCGATGACAGTCATCTGGGGCGCGCGGCTGTGCCTGTATCTCTTCCTTCGCTGGCGGCGCGAGGGCGAGGATAAACGCTACAAGCGCATACTCAGGACGGATCGCGAAAATGGGCGCTTCGCGCTGGCCGCGCTTACCAAGGTCTTTCTCGGTCAGTCGGTCCTGCTCTTCCTGGTCTCCAGCCCCGCGCAATACGGAATTCTGGAAGCCAGCGCACTGACGCCGATCAGCGGGCTGGCACTGATCGGGTTGACGCTCTGGGCGGTGGGTATAGTCTTCGAATGGGTCGGCGACTGGCAACTCGCCCGCTTCAAGGCGAATGCGGCGAATGACGGCAAAGTGATGGACAAGGGGCTGTGGCGCTATACCCGCCATCCCAACTATTTCGGCGATGCGTGCGTGTGGTGGGGCATATGGCTTGCCGCGGCCTCGGCGGGCTGGTGGGTCGCCGCCGCGACCGTTATCGGACCGCTATTCCTTACATTCACGCTGACCCGATGGTCGGGCGCGCCCCTGCTCGAAGGCGGGATGAAGAAATCGCGGCCCGGATACGCGGAATACCGGGCGCGGACCTCTGCCTTCTTCCCGCTTCCGCCGAAGAAATCCTTGAGCTGA
- a CDS encoding PEP-CTERM sorting domain-containing protein, whose translation MVRPTFPKWHNPTTLLDYQTLTAIAPFNDIGHLSVAPELGDQEIVMKKFALATIGLASLLAAQPASAAIYNYQTSFDGKIGTTNIRIDTVAGTANFIGRNINLTMTGSAIKNFDPNLSSYGNTYKVDSISGWLRRERSFLFGTKWTETVNAFWSSWPKHTQFRLGTDSSFLWLYGRNGNNMPRDIDAKGDWTTYTSSTSGGSTSSGSSTSSGGSRCGYYGSRYICWPTGSSSGSTTSGGSTTSGGSTTSGGSTTSGGSTTSGGSTTSGGSTTSGGSTTSGGTPVPEPGMLGLFGMAILALGFGRRRRFKRAVA comes from the coding sequence TTGGTTCGCCCAACCTTCCCTAAATGGCACAACCCCACCACGCTGCTCGACTATCAAACGTTAACGGCTATCGCACCATTCAATGATATCGGACACCTTTCAGTGGCGCCTGAGCTTGGCGATCAGGAGATAGTTATGAAGAAATTCGCACTTGCGACAATCGGTCTGGCTTCGCTCTTGGCAGCGCAACCAGCATCGGCTGCAATATACAATTATCAAACCTCGTTTGACGGCAAGATCGGCACGACCAATATTCGCATCGACACCGTTGCCGGGACTGCCAACTTCATAGGACGGAACATCAACCTGACTATGACCGGATCCGCGATCAAGAATTTTGACCCAAACCTCAGTTCCTATGGGAACACCTATAAGGTCGATTCGATCAGCGGGTGGCTCCGGCGCGAACGCTCGTTCCTGTTCGGCACCAAATGGACGGAAACGGTCAACGCGTTCTGGTCGAGCTGGCCCAAGCATACCCAGTTCCGCTTGGGTACCGACAGCTCATTCCTCTGGCTGTATGGCAGGAATGGCAACAATATGCCGCGCGATATCGATGCAAAGGGGGACTGGACGACCTATACCAGCTCGACCTCCGGCGGCTCAACCAGCTCGGGCAGCTCCACTAGCTCGGGTGGCTCGCGTTGTGGTTATTACGGCAGCCGCTATATCTGCTGGCCGACAGGAAGCTCGAGCGGCAGCACGACCAGCGGTGGTTCCACCACCAGCGGCGGCTCGACCACCAGCGGTGGCAGCACGACGAGCGGCGGTTCCACCACCAGCGGTGGCAGCACGACCAGCGGTGGCAGCACGACCAGCGGCGGTTCCACCACCAGCGGCGGCACCCCCGTCCCGGAACCCGGCATGCTCGGACTGTTCGGCATGGCTATCTTGGCTCTTGGCTTCGGACGCCGCCGCCGGTTCAAGCGAGCTGTCGCCTGA
- a CDS encoding alkylphosphonate utilization protein produces the protein MSADEDYVYDEESGEWMPASELAAKQAATENVEVRDAVGNLLQDGDQVTLVKDLNVKGAGQTLKQGTLIKSIRLTGDAQEIDCKYPGIKGLVLRAEFVKKR, from the coding sequence GTGAGCGCAGACGAGGACTACGTCTACGACGAGGAAAGTGGCGAGTGGATGCCCGCTTCGGAGCTGGCAGCAAAGCAGGCTGCGACCGAAAATGTCGAGGTCCGCGACGCGGTTGGCAACCTGCTGCAGGATGGCGACCAGGTCACGCTGGTCAAGGATCTCAACGTGAAGGGAGCGGGCCAAACACTGAAGCAAGGCACGCTCATCAAGTCGATCCGGCTGACCGGCGATGCGCAGGAAATCGACTGCAAATATCCCGGCATCAAGGGCCTCGTCCTACGTGCCGAATTCGTCAAGAAGCGTTAG
- a CDS encoding AI-2E family transporter: MSAERTTEPVEQRGFLLFLGLVTFALLMVVLPFARPLLWAAMGAIVFQPLYRWFLLRRPGKESQSALASMVVILFAVVLPSLWIGSAVVDEAAGLFLAFSEGDIDVAMYFEQVFSALPANIQASLASAGFGELSAVQERVTAFVQASLGLIAQQALAIGGSVFGFVLSFGIALYVGFFLLRDGRMVGDAVLAALPMERGVADRLAERFLTIVRATIKGSVVVGLVQGALGALTFWIVGVPSVLLLGVIMAIASLLPALGPAIVWVPAAIYLLATGAIWEGIAVIVSGVALIGMADNVLRPILVGRDTGIPDWLILVTTLGGIAMMGLSGIVVGPLVCGLFLAGWGIFAEQRAPAAAQTAEPPD, translated from the coding sequence ATGAGCGCGGAGCGGACAACCGAACCGGTCGAACAGCGGGGTTTTCTGCTCTTTTTGGGTCTTGTCACCTTCGCGTTGCTGATGGTGGTCCTTCCCTTCGCCCGCCCGCTGCTCTGGGCGGCGATGGGCGCGATCGTCTTTCAGCCGCTCTACCGCTGGTTCCTTCTCCGGCGCCCCGGAAAAGAAAGCCAGTCGGCGCTGGCCAGCATGGTGGTGATTCTTTTCGCCGTGGTTTTGCCGTCTTTGTGGATCGGCAGTGCCGTGGTCGACGAGGCCGCCGGGCTCTTCCTGGCGTTCAGCGAAGGCGACATCGATGTCGCGATGTATTTCGAGCAGGTCTTCAGCGCTCTTCCGGCCAATATCCAGGCATCGCTGGCAAGTGCCGGTTTCGGCGAGCTAAGCGCCGTGCAGGAGCGCGTGACGGCATTCGTCCAGGCCAGCCTCGGGCTGATCGCGCAGCAAGCGCTCGCCATCGGCGGCAGCGTGTTCGGTTTCGTTCTCAGCTTCGGCATCGCGCTCTATGTCGGCTTTTTCCTGCTGCGCGACGGGCGCATGGTTGGCGATGCCGTGCTCGCGGCGCTGCCGATGGAACGCGGGGTTGCCGACCGGCTGGCGGAGCGCTTCCTCACCATTGTGCGCGCCACGATCAAGGGTTCGGTCGTGGTCGGCCTGGTACAGGGGGCGCTGGGGGCGCTGACCTTCTGGATCGTGGGGGTGCCCTCGGTCCTGCTGCTCGGCGTAATCATGGCGATCGCCTCGCTGCTGCCCGCGCTCGGCCCGGCGATCGTCTGGGTACCGGCGGCGATCTATTTGCTGGCAACCGGGGCGATCTGGGAAGGGATCGCCGTCATCGTGTCCGGCGTTGCGCTGATCGGCATGGCGGACAACGTCCTGCGTCCGATCCTCGTCGGTCGGGACACGGGCATACCCGACTGGCTCATTCTCGTCACCACGCTGGGCGGGATCGCCATGATGGGTCTGTCGGGCATCGTCGTCGGCCCGCTGGTTTGTGGGCTTTTCCTGGCAGGGTGGGGCATTTTCGCCGAACAGCGCGCTCCGGCCGCGGCGCAAACCGCGGAACCACCGGACTGA
- a CDS encoding carboxyl transferase domain-containing protein, whose translation MTAPVLTSTLDREAPDAKARFEHNTSLVADLRSTVAAAALGGSEGSRERHVGRGKLLPRERVERLLDPGSPFLEIGQLAANGMYGKDEINGAGMIAGIGRVSGRQVMIVCNDATVKGGTYYPMTVKKHLRAQEIAQENRLPCIYLVDSGGANLPHQAEVFPDRDHFGRIFFNQANMSALGIPQIACVMGSCTAGGAYVPAMSDETVIVRNQGTIFLAGPPLVKAATGEEISAEDLGGGDLHAKKSGVVDHLAENDEHALTIVRDIVSHLGDNCAEAKNIELRDPRPPKFDADDLYALIPDDVRAPYDVHEVIARLVDGSEFHEFKQHYGSTLVCGFAHIWGMPVAILANNGVLFSESAQKGAHFIELACQRRIPLLFLQNISGFMVGGKYEAEGIAKHGAKLVTAVATATVPKVTVVIGGSFGAGNYGMCGRAYSPRFLFTWPNARISVMGGEQAASVLATVHRDADSWTDEQAEEFKAPIRQKYEDEGNPYYATARLWDDGVIDPAQTRDVLGLAFAACLEAPIPEKPQFGVFRM comes from the coding sequence ATGACTGCACCCGTTCTCACTTCCACGCTCGACCGGGAGGCGCCCGACGCCAAGGCGCGCTTCGAGCACAACACATCGCTCGTCGCAGACTTGCGCTCCACCGTTGCTGCCGCCGCACTGGGTGGCTCCGAAGGAAGCCGCGAGCGGCATGTCGGACGGGGCAAGCTGCTTCCGCGTGAGCGTGTCGAGCGGCTGCTCGATCCGGGCAGCCCGTTTCTCGAGATCGGCCAGCTCGCCGCCAATGGCATGTACGGCAAGGACGAAATCAACGGCGCGGGGATGATCGCCGGGATCGGGCGCGTGTCGGGGCGGCAGGTGATGATCGTGTGCAACGATGCCACCGTGAAGGGCGGCACCTATTACCCGATGACGGTCAAGAAGCACCTGCGCGCGCAGGAGATCGCGCAGGAGAACCGCCTTCCCTGCATCTACCTCGTCGACAGCGGCGGGGCCAACCTGCCGCACCAGGCCGAGGTCTTCCCAGACCGCGACCATTTCGGGCGCATCTTCTTCAACCAGGCCAATATGAGCGCGCTGGGCATCCCGCAGATCGCCTGCGTGATGGGGAGCTGCACGGCGGGCGGGGCTTACGTGCCCGCCATGTCCGACGAGACGGTGATCGTGCGCAATCAGGGCACGATCTTCCTTGCCGGGCCGCCGCTGGTGAAGGCGGCGACGGGCGAGGAAATCAGCGCCGAGGATCTGGGCGGCGGCGATCTCCACGCCAAGAAAAGCGGCGTGGTCGATCATCTGGCCGAGAATGACGAACACGCGCTCACCATCGTGCGCGATATCGTGTCGCATCTCGGCGATAATTGTGCCGAGGCGAAGAATATCGAGCTGCGCGATCCGCGCCCGCCGAAATTCGATGCCGACGATCTCTATGCGCTGATTCCCGACGATGTGCGCGCGCCCTACGATGTGCACGAGGTCATCGCCCGCCTCGTCGACGGCAGCGAATTTCACGAGTTCAAGCAGCATTACGGCAGCACGTTGGTCTGCGGCTTTGCGCATATCTGGGGCATGCCGGTGGCGATCCTCGCCAATAACGGCGTGCTGTTTTCCGAAAGCGCGCAGAAGGGCGCGCATTTTATCGAGCTTGCCTGCCAGCGCCGCATACCGCTGCTGTTCCTGCAGAATATTTCCGGCTTCATGGTCGGCGGGAAATACGAGGCGGAGGGGATCGCCAAGCATGGTGCGAAGCTGGTCACCGCCGTCGCCACCGCGACCGTGCCCAAAGTGACCGTCGTCATCGGCGGTAGCTTCGGCGCGGGCAATTACGGCATGTGCGGCCGCGCCTATAGCCCGCGCTTCCTGTTCACCTGGCCCAATGCGCGCATTTCGGTGATGGGCGGCGAGCAGGCCGCGTCGGTCCTCGCCACCGTTCACCGCGACGCCGATAGCTGGACCGACGAACAGGCCGAGGAGTTCAAAGCCCCGATCCGCCAGAAATACGAGGATGAGGGCAATCCCTATTACGCCACCGCGCGCCTGTGGGACGATGGCGTGATCGACCCGGCGCAGACCCGCGATGTGCTCGGCCTCGCGTTTGCCGCCTGCCTCGAAGCACCGATTCCGGAGAAGCCGCAATTCGGCGTGTTCAGGATGTAA
- a CDS encoding 1-acyl-sn-glycerol-3-phosphate acyltransferase has protein sequence MSSNGPCRKRSILSRVVRRVIVAIYHWKGWKLDGHLPDIPKYVIAGAPHSSNWDFVFFIGATAEEGVEPNFMGKHTLFRGILKSFMLDMGGIPIDRTKRTNMVDQIAAEFDRRERLALVIAAEGTRRSKGEWKSGFYNIARAANVPIVPVWVCNERKLLGFGPAIEPTGSYAQTLLEIARFMRSKLPDYGRFKVLEQQAMRLMEEDRG, from the coding sequence TTGTCGTCCAACGGGCCTTGCCGCAAGCGATCGATCCTGTCGCGCGTCGTGCGGCGTGTCATCGTGGCGATTTACCACTGGAAGGGCTGGAAGCTCGACGGACATCTGCCAGACATTCCGAAATACGTAATCGCCGGTGCGCCGCATTCATCGAATTGGGACTTCGTGTTCTTCATCGGTGCAACCGCGGAAGAGGGCGTCGAGCCGAACTTCATGGGCAAGCACACGCTGTTCCGGGGTATCTTGAAAAGCTTCATGCTGGATATGGGCGGAATTCCCATCGACCGGACCAAGCGGACCAATATGGTCGATCAGATCGCCGCCGAATTCGACCGGCGCGAGCGGCTGGCGCTGGTGATTGCGGCGGAAGGTACGCGCAGATCGAAGGGCGAATGGAAATCGGGCTTCTACAATATCGCCCGTGCCGCCAACGTGCCGATCGTTCCGGTATGGGTATGTAACGAGCGCAAACTTCTCGGCTTCGGTCCGGCGATCGAACCCACGGGAAGTTATGCGCAGACCCTGCTGGAGATCGCCCGCTTCATGCGCTCCAAACTGCCCGATTACGGGCGGTTCAAGGTACTGGAACAACAGGCTATGCGCCTGATGGAGGAGGACAGAGGATGA